One segment of Pseudanabaena sp. FACHB-2040 DNA contains the following:
- the thiL gene encoding thiamine-phosphate kinase has protein sequence MTTVRDLGELGLLERLRPFCSREIVGDDAAVLALPPGQRLVVTTDVLVDGVHFSDRTTAPFDVGWRATAANLSDLAAMGAAPLGLTVGLSLPGQTPVDWVEGLYQGMAACLQRFGGEIYGGDLCRSDTVTVAITALGAVLPERVLYRHRAQPGQAIVATGYHGLSRAGLEVLLQPEAWTGVPAAVQAEWMQAHRRPIPRFDVLPLLQRGLEAGLAQDQPIAAMDSSDGRRPIPRFDVLPLLQRGLEAGLAQDQPIAAMDSSDGLANAVVQLCRASGVGARLERSQLPLHSNLVRWVGAERAVDWALYGGEDFELVLCLAPNLAQTIVEQLGKGAAVVGEVTTELAVQLQVEQHGAAILLNTGQEFQHFG, from the coding sequence ATGACCACAGTGCGTGACCTAGGCGAACTAGGGCTGCTGGAGCGGCTGCGGCCTTTTTGCTCGCGGGAAATTGTTGGCGATGATGCGGCGGTGCTGGCGCTGCCGCCAGGGCAGCGGCTGGTGGTGACGACGGATGTGCTGGTAGATGGGGTGCACTTTAGCGATCGCACCACGGCCCCTTTTGATGTGGGCTGGCGAGCCACCGCTGCGAATTTGTCTGATTTAGCGGCGATGGGAGCTGCGCCGCTAGGTCTGACTGTGGGCCTGAGCCTGCCCGGACAGACGCCTGTTGACTGGGTAGAGGGGCTGTACCAGGGTATGGCGGCGTGTTTGCAGCGCTTTGGTGGGGAAATCTACGGCGGTGATCTGTGCCGTTCAGACACGGTTACTGTTGCAATTACGGCTCTGGGGGCAGTTTTGCCTGAGCGGGTTTTGTATCGCCACAGGGCGCAGCCGGGGCAGGCAATTGTTGCTACGGGCTACCATGGGCTGTCTCGGGCGGGGCTAGAGGTGCTGCTTCAGCCTGAAGCTTGGACAGGAGTGCCCGCTGCAGTCCAGGCAGAGTGGATGCAAGCACATCGTCGACCTATTCCCCGGTTCGACGTGCTGCCGCTGCTGCAGAGAGGATTAGAGGCGGGCTTGGCTCAAGATCAACCTATTGCCGCGATGGATAGCAGCGATGGGCGTCGACCTATTCCCCGGTTCGACGTGCTGCCGCTGCTGCAGAGAGGATTAGAGGCGGGCTTGGCTCAAGATCAACCTATTGCCGCGATGGATAGCAGCGATGGGTTAGCTAATGCTGTTGTGCAGCTTTGTCGGGCCAGCGGGGTGGGAGCCAGGCTAGAACGATCTCAACTGCCCCTACATTCCAACCTAGTGCGCTGGGTAGGAGCTGAGCGGGCCGTTGACTGGGCGCTTTATGGCGGTGAGGACTTTGAGCTGGTGCTTTGCTTGGCCCCCAATCTAGCTCAGACGATTGTGGAGCAGCTAGGGAAGGGAGCAGCCGTGGTAGGTGAAGTGACCACCGAGCTAGCAGTGCAGCTGCAGGTTGAGCAACATGGAGCAGCTATTTTGTTAAATACTGGCCAAGAATTTCAGCACTTTGGGTAG